One stretch of Malus domestica chromosome 14, GDT2T_hap1 DNA includes these proteins:
- the LOC114821045 gene encoding uncharacterized protein: MSDSSSKATGLTKDVETELPLHSDTSVEEDWESIADRTPDELLSSQSLPEVSKLSLEDTKAQTPKRRGRGTFSYKKHELYSDQVSDKLIVDNDTPDDENVSHNLEGDPKVIKSKYGTQHILVLADFPPSTTTIELEKLFVNIRDPGVIIRWVNETVALAVFQTPSIALEALSCVRCSMTVRVLEENDFLLSSISPKDLEPPRQRPQTSARTAQRLIAHGMGLKLPSTAFGSNDLKKQEDDRKSRIVMRQKLKDDAWGTDEN; encoded by the exons ATGAGTGATTCCTCAAGTAAAGCAACTGGTCTAACAAAAGATGTCGAGACGGAGCTACCGCTGCATTCAGACACGTCAGTAGAAGAAG ATTGGGAATCTATTGCAGATCGCACACCTGATGAATTGCTCTCGTCACAATCTTTGCCTGAAGTATCAAAACTATCTTTGGAAGATACCAAAGCTCAGACCCCTAAGCGACGTGGAAGAGGAACATTTTCATATAAGAAACATGAACTTTACAGTGATCAAGTATCTGATAAGTTAATTGTTGATAATGATACACCAGACGATGAAAATGTGTCCCATAATTTGGAGGGGGATCCAAAAGTAATAAAAT CAAAATATGGAACACAACATATTCTTGTTCTGGCTGACTTTCCACCAAGCACTACGACAATAGAGTTGGAGAAGCTTTTTGTGAATATTAGAGATCCTGGAGTTATTATTCGCTGGGTCAATGAGACAGTTGCTCTTGCAGTTTTCCAAACACCGTCAATTG CACTCGAAGCTCTTAGCTGCGTTCGATGTTCTATGACAGTGCGAGTGCTTGAAGAGAATGATTTCCTTTTGAGCTCAATTTCACCGAAAG ATCTGGAACCTCCTCGACAAAGGCCACAGACATCAGCTAGAACTGCTCAGAGGCTCATTGCTCATGGAATGGGACTGAAACTACCTTCAACGGCCTTTGGGTCAAATGATTTAAAGAAACAGGAAGATGATCGAAAGAGCCGCATAGTCATGAGGCAAAAGTTGAAAGATGACGCTTGGGGTACAGatgaaaattaa